One stretch of Croceibacterium atlanticum DNA includes these proteins:
- the ahpC gene encoding alkyl hydroperoxide reductase subunit C, which yields MGIIGSTVKPFKATAFQAGKDFFEVTEKDLEGKWTVFFFYPADFTFVCPTELEDLGKQYDTLKGMDVEVYGVSTDTHFSHKAWHDTSDKIGKIQYPFLGDQLHTLSKNFNVLREEMGLADRATFVVDPDGVIQIMEITCEGVGRNAAELVRKIKAAQYVRANPGQVCPAAWEEGSETLAPSLDLVGKI from the coding sequence ATGGGTATCATTGGCAGCACTGTGAAGCCGTTCAAGGCCACCGCATTCCAGGCCGGCAAGGATTTCTTCGAAGTCACCGAGAAGGATCTCGAAGGCAAGTGGACGGTGTTCTTCTTCTACCCCGCCGACTTCACCTTCGTCTGCCCGACCGAGCTGGAAGATCTCGGCAAGCAGTATGACACGCTGAAGGGCATGGACGTGGAAGTCTATGGCGTTTCCACCGACACGCATTTCAGCCACAAGGCATGGCACGACACTTCGGACAAGATCGGCAAGATCCAGTATCCGTTCCTGGGTGACCAGCTGCACACGCTTTCCAAGAACTTCAATGTTCTGCGCGAGGAAATGGGCCTGGCCGACCGTGCGACCTTCGTGGTCGATCCCGACGGCGTGATCCAGATCATGGAAATCACCTGCGAAGGCGTTGGCCGTAACGCGGCCGAACTGGTCCGCAAGATCAAGGCCGCGCAGTATGTCCGCGCCAATCCGGGCCAGGTCTGCCCGGCCGCATGGGAAGAAGGCAGCGAAACCCTCGCTCCGTCGCTCGACCTCGTCGGCAAGATCTAA